Proteins encoded in a region of the Sphingopyxis sp. OAS728 genome:
- a CDS encoding MarR family winged helix-turn-helix transcriptional regulator — MPASTDISTDLDDITFLGRLSEALSQRIEEQTRPLFDEAGITVPVRSCSLLTALLEAGEASAADLARALGQSHQLVIQKCPALLRLGLITQHADPADARRKIFRLTDAGRDQLARIDAYSVQITKVYRALFEEVGDVHGAILRALKALADKPLSERIKQ; from the coding sequence ATGCCCGCCTCGACTGACATCTCCACCGATCTCGACGACATCACCTTCCTCGGCCGCCTCAGCGAAGCGTTGAGCCAGCGGATCGAGGAGCAGACGCGGCCGCTGTTCGACGAAGCCGGCATCACGGTCCCCGTGCGGTCCTGCTCGCTGCTCACCGCACTCCTTGAGGCCGGCGAAGCGTCCGCCGCCGACCTCGCGCGCGCGCTCGGCCAGTCGCATCAGCTGGTGATCCAGAAATGCCCCGCGCTGCTCCGCCTCGGCCTCATCACCCAGCACGCCGACCCCGCCGACGCGCGGCGCAAGATTTTCCGGCTGACCGATGCGGGCCGCGACCAGCTCGCCCGCATCGACGCCTATAGCGTGCAGATAACCAAGGTCTATCGCGCGCTCTTCGAGGAGGTCGGCGACGTTCACGGCGCGATATTGAGGGCGCTCAAGGCGTTGGCCGACAAGCCGCTGAGCGAACGCATCAAGCAATAG
- a CDS encoding GNAT family N-acetyltransferase, which translates to MLIRPATPDDAAAIWAIIEPVIRAGETLTLDRDMTEDAALTYWFGADKEVFVAEEDGVVLGTYYLRANQTGGGAHVANAGYVTGAAATGRGVARAMGQHSIAHAKERGFRAMQFNFVVSSNVRAVGLWQSLGFEVVGRLPGAFAHPVEGFVDALVMVRSL; encoded by the coding sequence ATGCTGATCCGTCCCGCCACACCCGACGATGCCGCCGCGATCTGGGCGATCATTGAACCCGTCATCCGCGCGGGCGAAACGCTGACGCTCGACCGCGATATGACCGAAGATGCCGCGCTCACCTACTGGTTCGGTGCCGACAAGGAGGTGTTCGTCGCCGAGGAAGATGGCGTCGTCCTCGGCACCTATTATCTGCGCGCCAACCAGACGGGCGGCGGCGCGCACGTCGCCAACGCGGGCTATGTGACGGGCGCGGCGGCAACGGGGCGCGGGGTCGCGCGGGCGATGGGGCAGCACTCGATTGCCCATGCCAAAGAGCGCGGGTTTCGCGCGATGCAGTTCAACTTCGTCGTCAGCAGCAATGTCCGCGCGGTGGGGCTGTGGCAGTCGCTGGGGTTCGAGGTCGTCGGCCGCCTGCCGGGCGCGTTCGCGCATCCGGTTGAAGGCTTCGTGGATGCGCTGGTGATGGTTCGGTCGCTCTGA
- a CDS encoding homocysteine S-methyltransferase family protein: protein MAISSLPQLDRFFLTDAGLETDILFNKGIDLPLFSSATLFTSDEGVDALEAYYRGFLDLARTKGTGLILESATWRASPDWAEPLGFSLAELDGLNGAAIELLRGLRAEYADVPIVISGCLGPRGDGYDPGKIMSADEAQAYHAHQAGVLAAAGVDMLAAITMTNVPEAVGVTNAARVLGLPVAISFTVETDGRLPTGDALGDAIAAVDAATGSYPAYYMVNCAHPTHFDAVLDDGAAWTARIGGVRANASCLSHAELDVMTELDIGDPADLAARHRALVERFPRIKVLGGCCGTDLRHVTAIADACII, encoded by the coding sequence ATGGCGATCTCTTCATTGCCGCAACTGGACCGGTTTTTCCTGACCGACGCGGGGCTCGAAACCGATATTTTATTCAACAAGGGCATAGACTTGCCGCTCTTTTCGTCGGCGACCCTGTTTACGTCCGACGAAGGCGTCGATGCGCTTGAAGCCTATTATCGGGGCTTCCTCGATCTCGCGCGGACGAAAGGCACCGGGCTGATCCTCGAGAGCGCGACGTGGCGCGCGAGCCCCGATTGGGCCGAGCCGCTTGGGTTTTCGCTCGCCGAGCTCGATGGGCTCAACGGCGCAGCGATCGAGCTGCTGCGCGGGTTGCGCGCCGAATATGCCGACGTGCCGATCGTGATCAGCGGCTGCCTCGGTCCGCGCGGCGACGGCTATGATCCGGGGAAGATCATGTCCGCCGACGAGGCGCAGGCCTATCACGCGCATCAGGCAGGCGTGCTGGCGGCGGCGGGGGTCGATATGCTCGCGGCGATCACCATGACCAATGTGCCCGAGGCGGTCGGCGTAACCAATGCCGCGAGGGTGCTGGGGCTGCCGGTCGCGATCAGCTTTACGGTTGAGACCGACGGGCGGCTGCCGACGGGCGATGCGCTGGGCGACGCGATCGCGGCGGTCGATGCCGCGACGGGGAGCTATCCCGCTTATTATATGGTCAACTGCGCGCATCCGACACATTTCGATGCGGTGCTGGACGACGGCGCGGCGTGGACGGCGCGGATCGGCGGGGTGCGTGCGAACGCGTCGTGCCTCAGCCATGCCGAGCTCGACGTGATGACCGAGCTCGATATCGGCGACCCCGCCGACCTGGCCGCGCGCCATCGCGCGCTGGTCGAGCGCTTCCCGCGGATCAAGGTCCTCGGCGGTTGCTGCGGCACCGACCTACGGCATGTGACGGCGATTGCGGACGCCTGCATAATCTAG
- a CDS encoding acyl-CoA thioesterase encodes MREYRLELVATPESIDELGHVNNAVWVQWIQQVATGHWDAAAPQSHKDAYIWVVVRHEIDYLRALGPGETVTARTWVADKPQGAKFDRFMEFTGADGKVHVRARTVWALLDKASGRPLRVTEEIVAPFLASN; translated from the coding sequence ATGAGGGAGTATAGGCTCGAGCTCGTTGCGACGCCCGAGAGCATCGACGAGCTGGGGCATGTCAACAATGCCGTGTGGGTCCAGTGGATCCAGCAGGTTGCGACGGGGCATTGGGACGCCGCAGCGCCGCAGAGCCATAAGGACGCCTATATCTGGGTCGTGGTGCGGCACGAGATCGACTATCTCCGCGCGCTCGGCCCCGGCGAGACGGTGACCGCGCGGACATGGGTCGCCGATAAGCCGCAGGGCGCGAAGTTCGATCGCTTCATGGAATTCACTGGTGCGGACGGCAAAGTGCATGTGCGGGCGCGGACGGTGTGGGCGCTGCTCGACAAGGCGAGCGGCCGGCCGCTGCGCGTGACCGAGGAAATTGTGGCGCCTTTTCTGGCGAGTAACTGA
- a CDS encoding threonine ammonia-lyase codes for MTEQLTLTSAAELPAITLDDVRAAAGRINGAVVRTPTLHSQTLSELVGAEVWLKFENLQFTAAYKERGALNALLLLSDEAKARGAIAASAGNHAQGLAYHGKRLGVPVTIVMPSTTPQVKVSQTASHGATIVLHGETFDDAYAHARVLEKERGLTFVHPFDHPHVAAGQGTVALEMLEDVPELDTLIVPIGGGGLLAGMGTAARGIKNDMRLVGVQAELYPSMYAELNGVDMACEGDTLAEGIAVKEPGGYTRKLVAELNDDIVLVAERHLERAVSLLLQIEKTVVEGAGAAGLAAMLAHPEEFAGRKVGLVLTGGNIDTRLLANVLLRDLARSGRIARLRIRLQDRPGALFKVMKLFDEKQVNIIEIYHQRIFTTLPAKGLITDIECEARDREHLDSLVAALRDAGYMVTTVELA; via the coding sequence ATGACAGAGCAACTCACCCTGACCTCCGCCGCCGAACTCCCGGCAATCACATTGGACGATGTGCGCGCGGCGGCGGGGCGAATTAACGGCGCGGTGGTGCGGACGCCTACCCTGCATTCGCAAACCTTGTCCGAGCTGGTCGGCGCAGAGGTGTGGCTGAAGTTCGAGAATCTGCAGTTCACCGCGGCGTATAAGGAGCGCGGTGCACTCAATGCATTGCTGTTGCTCAGCGACGAGGCGAAGGCGCGCGGCGCGATCGCGGCGTCCGCAGGCAATCATGCGCAGGGCCTCGCCTATCATGGCAAGCGCCTCGGCGTGCCGGTGACGATCGTGATGCCGAGCACGACGCCGCAGGTGAAAGTGTCGCAGACCGCGAGCCATGGCGCGACGATCGTGCTCCACGGCGAGACCTTCGACGATGCCTATGCGCACGCGCGCGTCCTCGAAAAGGAACGCGGCCTCACCTTTGTCCATCCCTTCGACCATCCGCATGTCGCGGCGGGGCAAGGGACGGTGGCGCTCGAAATGCTCGAGGATGTGCCCGAACTCGATACGCTGATCGTGCCGATCGGCGGCGGCGGGCTGCTCGCGGGCATGGGCACCGCGGCGCGCGGGATCAAGAATGACATGCGCCTCGTCGGCGTGCAGGCCGAGCTTTATCCGTCGATGTACGCCGAGCTCAACGGCGTCGACATGGCGTGCGAGGGCGACACGCTGGCCGAGGGTATCGCGGTAAAGGAGCCGGGCGGCTACACCCGCAAGCTCGTCGCCGAACTCAACGACGATATCGTGCTCGTCGCCGAACGCCATCTCGAGCGCGCGGTCAGCCTGCTGCTCCAGATCGAAAAGACGGTGGTCGAGGGCGCAGGTGCTGCGGGCCTCGCGGCGATGCTCGCGCATCCGGAAGAATTTGCCGGGCGCAAGGTCGGTCTCGTGCTGACCGGGGGCAATATCGACACGCGCCTGCTCGCCAATGTGCTGCTGCGCGACCTTGCGCGGTCGGGCCGCATCGCGCGGCTGCGCATCCGCTTGCAGGATCGCCCCGGCGCGCTGTTCAAGGTGATGAAGCTGTTCGACGAGAAGCAGGTCAACATCATCGAAATCTATCACCAGCGCATCTTCACGACGCTGCCCGCCAAGGGGCTGATCACCGACATCGAGTGCGAAGCGCGCGACCGCGAGCATCTCGACAGCCTCGTCGCGGCGCTCCGCGATGCGGGCTATATGGTGACCACCGTCGAGCTCGCATGA
- a CDS encoding NAD(P)-dependent oxidoreductase, translating to MSEQKLRVTFIGTGVMGGPMAGHLVKAGHALTVYNRTRAKADAWTRQHGGTAASTPAEAARDADVVLTCVGNDDDLAQVTLGRDGAFKAMRKGALFVDHTTVSARIARQLSVEAEGLGLLCLDAPVSGGEAGAQNGTLSIMCGGTKAAFDAAAPVMDAYAARMVHIGGPGAGQTTKMVNQIAIAGVVQGLSEALRFAQASKLDTDKVFEAVSGGAAASWQMLNRWGTMAKDEFDFGFAVDWMRKDLGLALDEARVNGATLPVASLVDQFYADVQKAGGGRKDTSSLVTRLPK from the coding sequence ATGAGCGAACAAAAATTGCGCGTCACTTTCATCGGCACCGGCGTCATGGGCGGACCGATGGCGGGCCATCTCGTCAAGGCGGGGCACGCCCTCACCGTCTATAACCGCACGCGCGCCAAGGCCGACGCGTGGACCCGCCAGCATGGCGGCACGGCGGCATCGACTCCCGCCGAGGCTGCACGCGATGCCGATGTCGTCCTCACCTGCGTCGGCAACGACGACGATCTCGCACAAGTCACATTGGGCCGCGACGGCGCATTCAAGGCGATGCGCAAGGGCGCCCTCTTCGTCGATCACACCACCGTCTCCGCCCGCATCGCGCGCCAGCTTTCGGTCGAAGCCGAGGGGCTCGGCCTCCTCTGTCTCGACGCGCCCGTCTCGGGCGGCGAAGCGGGCGCGCAGAACGGCACACTCTCGATCATGTGCGGTGGCACCAAGGCCGCCTTCGACGCCGCGGCGCCGGTGATGGACGCCTATGCCGCGCGCATGGTCCACATTGGCGGCCCCGGCGCGGGGCAGACGACCAAGATGGTCAACCAGATTGCGATCGCGGGTGTGGTCCAGGGGCTCTCCGAAGCGCTGCGTTTCGCGCAAGCGTCGAAACTCGACACCGACAAGGTGTTCGAAGCCGTCTCGGGCGGCGCCGCCGCAAGCTGGCAGATGCTCAACCGCTGGGGCACGATGGCGAAGGACGAGTTCGACTTCGGCTTCGCGGTCGACTGGATGCGAAAGGATTTGGGCCTCGCGCTCGACGAAGCGCGCGTCAACGGCGCGACCTTGCCTGTCGCCAGCCTCGTCGATCAATTCTACGCCGACGTGCAAAAGGCCGGCGGCGGCCGCAAGGACACCAGCTCGCTCGTGACGAGGCTCCCCAAGTGA
- a CDS encoding amidohydrolase, whose protein sequence is MKRLLLAALALTVATPAHADTLVDNVNGITLDKDGKLVRFTGLVIDTQGKVKQLLDRKDKRPERPDFREDGKGRTLIPGLIDAHGHVMGLGFQLMLLDLSNTNSLAEAQAAIRKYAAENPEMPWIIGSGWNQEKWGLGRFPTAADLDAAVPNRPVWLERVDGHAGWANTAAMTTAKITAASKAPEGGRIEMEGGKPSGVFVDAAMSLVDSAKPKPLARDLDRALYLAQQKLLEQGITAIADMGTSIADWQAYRRAGDKKQLAVRILSYGGDIDNMALIAGSEPTPWLYDDRLRMVGVKLYLDGALGSRGAWLKAPYSDAPGQKGLPLLTPAQLRNKMVRASMDKFQVAIHAIGDAANAEALDAITDLTADLPGERRWRIEHAQIIDPVDIPRFATLKVIASMQPVHQTSDRVMAEARLGPDRLKGAYAWRSLEKAGARLAFGSDVPVESANPFPGIAAAISRTDAKGEPFGGWRPEEIVTRETALDGFTRTAAFAGFAEDRIGTLMPGMRADFLIIDADPMLASPDEIRKMTPLETWIGGYRYYKKSEGATVGR, encoded by the coding sequence GTGAAGCGCCTCCTGCTGGCCGCGCTGGCCCTCACCGTCGCCACGCCCGCGCACGCCGACACGCTCGTCGACAATGTCAACGGCATCACGCTCGACAAGGATGGCAAGCTCGTCCGCTTCACCGGGCTCGTCATCGACACGCAGGGCAAGGTCAAGCAGCTTCTCGACCGCAAGGACAAGCGCCCCGAACGCCCCGATTTCCGCGAAGACGGCAAGGGCCGCACGCTCATCCCCGGCCTGATCGACGCGCACGGCCATGTCATGGGTTTGGGCTTCCAGTTGATGCTGCTCGACCTGTCGAACACGAACAGCCTTGCCGAGGCGCAGGCGGCGATCCGCAAATATGCCGCCGAGAATCCCGAAATGCCGTGGATCATCGGGTCGGGCTGGAATCAGGAGAAATGGGGCCTCGGCCGTTTCCCGACCGCCGCCGACCTCGATGCCGCGGTGCCGAACCGCCCCGTGTGGCTCGAACGCGTCGACGGCCACGCCGGCTGGGCGAACACGGCGGCGATGACCACCGCGAAAATCACCGCCGCGAGCAAAGCCCCCGAAGGCGGCCGCATCGAAATGGAGGGCGGCAAGCCGAGCGGCGTCTTCGTCGACGCCGCGATGAGCCTCGTCGACAGCGCCAAGCCCAAGCCGCTCGCGCGCGACCTCGACCGCGCGCTGTATCTCGCGCAGCAAAAACTGCTCGAACAGGGCATCACCGCGATCGCCGACATGGGCACCAGCATCGCCGACTGGCAGGCGTATCGCCGCGCCGGCGACAAGAAACAGCTTGCGGTGCGGATCCTTTCCTACGGCGGCGACATCGACAATATGGCACTGATCGCCGGCTCCGAACCGACGCCCTGGCTCTATGACGACCGTCTCCGCATGGTCGGGGTAAAGCTTTATCTCGACGGCGCGCTCGGCTCGCGCGGCGCCTGGTTGAAGGCGCCGTACAGCGACGCGCCGGGACAGAAGGGCCTGCCCCTGCTCACCCCCGCGCAGCTCCGCAACAAGATGGTGCGCGCGTCGATGGACAAGTTCCAGGTCGCGATCCACGCGATCGGCGACGCCGCCAATGCCGAGGCTTTGGACGCGATCACCGACCTCACCGCCGACCTCCCCGGCGAGCGCCGCTGGCGGATCGAACATGCGCAGATCATCGACCCCGTCGACATCCCGCGTTTTGCGACGCTCAAGGTCATCGCCTCGATGCAGCCCGTCCACCAGACGAGCGACCGCGTGATGGCCGAAGCGCGCCTCGGCCCCGATCGGCTCAAGGGCGCCTATGCCTGGCGCAGTCTCGAAAAGGCGGGCGCCCGCCTCGCCTTCGGGTCCGACGTTCCGGTCGAAAGCGCGAACCCCTTCCCCGGCATCGCCGCCGCCATCTCGCGCACCGATGCCAAGGGCGAACCCTTCGGCGGCTGGCGCCCCGAGGAGATCGTGACGCGCGAGACCGCGCTCGACGGCTTCACGCGCACCGCCGCTTTCGCAGGGTTCGCCGAGGACCGCATCGGCACTTTGATG